From a single Osmerus mordax isolate fOsmMor3 chromosome 6, fOsmMor3.pri, whole genome shotgun sequence genomic region:
- the LOC136943972 gene encoding C-X-C chemokine receptor type 4-like, protein MGEILNSTEGRSVLSSTQQRRQRPRLRSIMSYYEHIVFDYDINYNDSGDLGVALEDPCDLDQVITPDLQRVFLPVVYGFIFVLGITGNGLVVMVLGCQRRSKLSLTDRYRLHLSAADLLFVLTLPFWAADAALTDWRFGLGTCVAVHVIYTLNLYGSVLILAWGFPGAAVWMWCWVCGWRWLNQWHLPTAV, encoded by the exons atgggagAGATATTAAACTCCACTGAAGGGAGAAGTGTACTCAGCTCCActcagcagaggagacagagacccaGGCTCCGCTCAATCATGTCCTACTATGAG cATATTGTGTTTGACTATGACATAAACTACAATGATTCTGGCGACTTGGGGGTGGCCCTGGAGGATCCGTGTGACCTGGATCAAGTTATAACCCCTGACCTCCAGAGAGTGTTCCTCCCTGTGGTTTACGGCTTCATCTTTGTCCTGGGCATCACTGGGAACGGCCTGGTGGTGATGGTGCTTGGCTGCCAGCGCAG GTCAAAATTGAGTCTGACAGACCGCTACCGGCTGCACCTCTCTGCTGCCGATCTTCTCTTTGTGCTGACGCTCCCGTTCTGGGCAGCGGATGCTGCACTGACGGACTGGCGTTTCGGATTAGGCACCTGTGTGGCCGTGCACGTCATCTACACGTTGAACCTGTATGGGAGTGTGCTCATCCTGGCCTGGGGCTTCCCAGGGGCTGCAGTCTGGAtgtggtgctgggtgtgtggatggCGGTGGCTGAACCAATGGCATTTGCCCACTGCTGTCTAA